CAAAGTCTATTCTTTGCATCCATCCAGGGACCACACTTCTTCCCATTCCCACCAGCTCTTGTGGCATCTGATCAGTTGAGGCAAGTCTAATTCAGGATTTCCAGCCACAACCAGTACCCTGAAACTAGCACCTACAACTTTGAAAAGGGAGAGTGCTGGTGGCAGGGGTAGTGAACAGTGTCATGAAAACGTAGCCATCTGAAAAGTCTCTGGAATCCCCATACCAAGAGTCAAGCTTAGTTCTCTGAAACTGGAATTCCTGGTCCTCCACTCAGTTTGGCCCAGAAGACAACTGGAGGGGTCCCAGAACTCACAGTGTCTGATTAAGGTCATCTTTTAGAGTTTCCTCTTAACGTCAGCAAATTCCTTAAAGGAATGATATTTCATGCAGGTGACATGTTACTTAAAGCCTTCCTGGGTCTGCTTGAAGCTGTGGATAAACAGGGgtgaatttctttttataacCAAGGAACTCTGTTGGGTTTTGTCTTTACACAGTAGGCTGGTAGTTGGAACCTTCTTGAGTGTACTGACAGTTGAAAGATTTTGAAGAATAGTTGTATTAGGTGACCAAGCCAAAGAAGTAAGCTATTTAAGCCACCCCAGGAAGGCTTAGAATAACAAGTTGCCATGGCCACACCACACTGCCTGCAGCCGGTCAGTCTTTCAGCTCTTTCCTGGAATGATACTTCCTCTGCAGGAAGTCATGGATAGCAGTAGTGAGGCCCCAGGTTACACTGGACCTTAGGATGACCAGGGAACCTCCCCGGTAAATCAGAAATACCTTTCGGCCCCGAGTGTCCCACACATCCTGGATAGAGGCCCATAAGCTTGGCATGCTCTGCCAGCCAATGTGGGACTGCATATTGGCAACCAGCACAATCAGAGGATACAGAACTAGGCAGGTGATTGTTCCATTGACACTCCCAGACACCAAGGCAGGAACCCAGTGGGGCAGGCCTTGCTCTGCCAAGCTATTCTGGATGGGATCCTTGAAGGAGAAATACAGAGCACTCCCCAGGCTGTTCCTGAGAAGGACAGGCCAGAAACCGCGATAGTAACCCTGCGACAGCCGGCCCCAAAGCCCATAAGAGTGAAATTCCTTGAGAATGCTGAACGTGCTGGGAAAGCGAGCTTGCTTGCGACCATCCTGGAGCACATTTTGCACCCTCTCAAAGGGGCTAAGTGCCACAGCCTCCACCACACCAGACATAAGCCCTGCAGCCCAGCGGTTCCCCAGGGAGTGTGGCCCATCAGGGGAGAGAAAAC
The genomic region above belongs to Ovis canadensis isolate MfBH-ARS-UI-01 breed Bighorn chromosome X, ARS-UI_OviCan_v2, whole genome shotgun sequence and contains:
- the SLC25A53 gene encoding solute carrier family 25 member 53 isoform X3, giving the protein MGEQNHSAGKELQHWTRKEAAGKRSWHSHAYALGAVSNFMSTFLTFPIYKVVFRQQIHAVAVSEAVRQLWHEGPQYFYRGIYPPLLSKTLQGTLLFGTYDSMLCFLSPDGPHSLGNRWAAGLMSGVVEAVALSPFERVQNVLQDGRKQARFPSTFSILKEFHSYGLWGRLSQGYYRGFWPVLLRNSLGSALYFSFKDPIQNSLAEQGLPHWVPALVSGSVNGTITCLVLYPLIVLVANMQSHIGWQSMPSLWASIQDVWDTRGRKVFLIYRGGSLVILRSSVTWGLTTAIHDFLQRKYHSRKELKD
- the SLC25A53 gene encoding solute carrier family 25 member 53 isoform X2; protein product: MWSRKIVHFSHLHPGIFSMGEQNHSAGKELQHWTRKEAAGKRSWHSHAYALGAVSNFMSTFLTFPIYKVVFRQQIHAVAVSEAVRQLWHEGPQYFYRGIYPPLLSKTLQGTLLFGTYDSMLCFLSPDGPHSLGNRWAAGLMSGVVEAVALSPFERVQNVLQDGRKQARFPSTFSILKEFHSYGLWGRLSQGYYRGFWPVLLRNSLGSALYFSFKDPIQNSLAEQGLPHWVPALVSGSVNGTITCLVLYPLIVLVANMQSHIGWQSMPSLWASIQDVWDTRGRKVFLIYRGGSLVILRSSVTWGLTTAIHDFLQRKYHSRKELKD
- the SLC25A53 gene encoding solute carrier family 25 member 53 isoform X1, coding for MPCGAGRLSSCHRAPDLSSLHHTAKSHWLFYICFSHLHPGIFSMGEQNHSAGKELQHWTRKEAAGKRSWHSHAYALGAVSNFMSTFLTFPIYKVVFRQQIHAVAVSEAVRQLWHEGPQYFYRGIYPPLLSKTLQGTLLFGTYDSMLCFLSPDGPHSLGNRWAAGLMSGVVEAVALSPFERVQNVLQDGRKQARFPSTFSILKEFHSYGLWGRLSQGYYRGFWPVLLRNSLGSALYFSFKDPIQNSLAEQGLPHWVPALVSGSVNGTITCLVLYPLIVLVANMQSHIGWQSMPSLWASIQDVWDTRGRKVFLIYRGGSLVILRSSVTWGLTTAIHDFLQRKYHSRKELKD